The window TTTGCCGATTACTGGCGTTGGTGGATTATTCATCTTTGGGTAGAAGGAATCTTTGAGGTCTTTGCGGTGGTAGTAATTGGCTTCTTAATGGTACAAATGGGACTTGTTACAAAAAGCTCTACAGTTAAGGCTTTATACTTCCAATTAATTTTGTTATTAGGAAGCGGTGTAATCGGAATTGGTCATCATTACTACTATAATGGCTCTTCCGAGGCCTGGATTGGCTTAGGCGCTGTTTTCTCAGCCTTAGAGGTTGTACCTTTAACGCTATTAATCTTAGAAGCATATGAGCATTATAAAACGATGAAAGCTGGAGGAATTGATTTTCCTTATAAAGGAACATTCTGGTTCTTAATTTCAGTTGGGATTTGGAACTTGGTTGGTGCTGGTGTACTAGGATTCTTAATCAATCTTCCTGCCGTCAGCTTCTTTGAACACGGACAATTTTTAACACCTGCACATGGTCATGGTGCCATGATGGGTGTTTATGGTATGTTTGCGATTGCTCTTTTACTTTATTCTTTGCGTAATATTGTAAAACCTGAGAAGTGGAATGAAAAATGGGTGAAAATTAGCTGCATTCTGTTAAATGTCGGTCTTGCCGGTATGGTATTTGCTTCATTGCTTCCAGTTGGATTCATGCAGTTAAAAGCTGCATACGTAAACGGATATGCGGCATCTCGCTCGGCGGCCTTTCTAAAACAGGACTTAGTGCAAACCATATTAACATATAGAGCAATTCCAGATACAGTCTTCTTAATTGGTGTACTGATTTTACTAGTCTTTAGTTTAAAAGCAATGTTCAACCTCCGAAAAGTAACACATCAAGAAGGCGAGCAGCTTCCAGTTAAAGATTTATCAGCAGACGAAGATTAACAATCATAAATTATGCTGAAAAAACCACACTCCTTTGTCAGTGTGGTTTTTTCTATGGATAATAATACTTTAAAGAATGTACTATCATTAATATTTACATTACTGTTCGTTTAGGTCAAATGAAATGACCCGATTTGTGTTTGGATCATACAGAACATTTCCTTTAACCTTTATGGTTTCCTGTGGGGACTGTAATACAAATTCATAGCTTTGTTTTGTTCTTGTTGGGGACTCAGAAGATTTTCCTATATACTGATAATCCGTAACCCGATAACCTGGGTAGGCAGCTTGTGTGATTGTGATTAAATATCTGCCCCATTCTTCCTGCTCTATTTCTGGTGAGTGGGTAATTTCAATATGAATAACACCTTCACTTGGCTTTGCTCCGAGTGCCTCAAATGCTCTTCGATGTAGATTAATTTTATTTACTGGATAACCTTGTACCTGATCCACTACATTAACCAATATTTCTTTCTGTGTTGATGGATTCAGTATCTTTAGCGTCTGACCGCAGCGGTATGGGGAACTGGCTCCAACTGCTGCCGTCATATATTCATTATTTGACCAGGGAATATTGCATAGTGTGACAGGACCGCCATCGGTCCACGTTGCCTGACCTCTTACAGGCTGTTGACGGTTAGAAGTGTAAGGGTCATAGGGATAACCTCGGTTATATTCATAGGGTTCATTGTGATAAACTGGCCATTGATAATAAGCATTTGGCTGTATGCTTGGGACGTAATAGGGGTGTCTTGGAAACATCTATTTTCCTCCTCAGTCAAAACTCTTTAATACCCTATGAATCGACATGGTTGACCTGTGACATAAATTGAAGTAAATCCTTTACCTTCTTTAAGAAATGTAAACGATATGGGGGAAAGGAATAGAATCTGAATAAAGATAAGCTACCAATCAATGGTGTCCCCAATTTGAAATGAGTAAGTAGAAATGGTCCCGTTAGGCAATTCTAATACAGACACTGCCTTTTTTACCGGCGGAATAATGGTCCATGGTTTGACGTTTTTCTTGAAAGAAATAATTTGTTGATTCTCATTTAAAAAAACTACATCTATGGCAAAAAACATAAAGAACATATGTATGGAATTACAGGGATGAAGCCAAATTCCTTCGTTTACAATGGGTTTTATGCGAAACATTAAGCCGATTAATCGTCTTAGAAAGGTATCATGGTTAATAATTTCAATTGGTATATTCTGGATATCTTTGTCAGTAATTAACTTCATAAAAAATTCACTGCCTTCACATAATAATACTGAGCAGCTAAAACAAAAAAATTCCAAAAGAAGGTTTTCCAGTATTAATCAATACAAGAATTATTTTGTGATTGTTGCTCGAAAAATGGCGTGGTAATATCACCTTACAAACAGCGATGCAACCCTATAAAAGGGAATTTAATCGTTGTTTCATGTACGAATCGCTAGATACTATTGTTTTGGTTTAAGTATCTTTTTATGCATAGAATTTTTCAAACATGAAAGGTGGTCACATCCATGAGAAACCCAGTGAAAAGATTTTTGCAGGATGAAAAAGGACAAGGGATGACAGAGTACGGTTTAGTGTTAGGTGGGATTGCGGTTGTTGCAGTAGCAGTGGCAACAATTTTTGGTGATACAATTAAAGAAAAGTTCTCTGAATCAGCAGTAACTGGTTGGTTTGAGAAAAAAGGAGAATAATTTTTCCTTTAAAAAGTATTATTTCTTAAGAAAATAATGCCCCTACTTTCACTCGGCTTACTATGAAAGTAGGGGTTTTTTAAAAGGTGATCATACATGACAACATTTATTCTATTTACAGCGTTAATCATTTCTTTCTTTACGGATGTAAAAGATAGAAGAATCTTTAATATTATTACTTTTCCAGCGATGATCATTGGTATTCTCATCCATACCATGACAAATGGCTTGGATGGCTTGGTCTTCAGTATGATGGGATTAGGGACAGGCTTTGCATTACTTATTATTCCCTACGCTTTGAAAGGCATGGCCGCAGGGGACGTAAAATTACTAATGGCCATCGGAGCATTAAAAGGAACAGCATTTGTTATTGGATCCTTCTTATATATTGCCATTGCTGGAGGAATAATAGCGTTAGCAATTTTAATTATAAAGAAGGAATTAATAAGCTCCTTAGAAAGGATTCTTTTTTCAGCTCGCATAAAAACATTGGATACCTTAAATAAAGACGAGTTGCATCATGCCTTTCCATATGGTGTTGCCATTGTGTTAGGGACAATAGGCTATTACGGAGTGAATGTGTTTTGATGAAATCGGAAAAAGGACAGGCAACTGTCGAATTAGCCTTTTCATTAGTCATCTTAATTTTTTTCCTTTTTGCGATTATTGATTTTGGAAGGATTTTTCATGCTTACTTAACACTTGAACATGCCGGACGGGAGGCTGCACGAATAGCAAGTATTGGTGGGACAGATTCTGATGTATGGATAAGAGCGAAAGAATCCGCTTCGACACTAACCATAGATCCAAGAAATTTTTCTGTGTCTCCCACAGAACAAAATCGAAAAAGGGGTACATATGTAACGGTAAACATATCCTATCCCGTTTCTTTTTCCACTCCGCTAATTCAAAGTGTTTTGCCAAATCCGCTCATGTTACAGGCTAAAACTGTGATGAGGGTGGAATGAGAATGAAGGCTTTCCTTCGGAATGAAGCAGGGCAGGTAATGGTTTTTGTTGCAATCCTAATGACTGTTTTTATTGGCTTTTTAGCATTAGTGGTTGATTTTGGCTCACTCTACTTGGAAAAAAGCAGGCTGCAAAAGACAGCAGATGCTGCAGCACTTGCAAGTGGTCAAGAGCTTCCTGGTAATAATCAAAGAGCGATGGAAGAGGCTATAAGGTCCATTCAACTAAATGATGAAAATCCAGATAATTTCAGCATCATACTTAAGGATCAACCAACCGCGATTGAAGTTCATGGGAGTAAAAAAGTCAGTCTATATTTTGCGAAATTATTTGGTGTCTCTGAGCAAACAATCACAGCAACTGCAAGAGTAGAACTAGAAGCAGGTCCGCCGATTAAATCTGCGACAAATACAGTTCCACTGGGTTTCCCTAAGTTAAACTATTTAAAATATGGCTCATCCGTCATCTTTTTTGGCAAAGAGACGGTACATATCAATTATAGTGGTAAAAGTAATACCTTCAAAGAGGAATTAGAAAACGGTTTTAAGGGCAATATCAGTGTTAATAAAGTTTATGAAACCTACAATGGAAATCAATTAGGCAATATAAAAACAGCCATTGATGACCGGATTGGCGATTGTCCTCATGCTACTTATCGTCATTATCCTTCGGGAT of the Bacillus tuaregi genome contains:
- a CDS encoding DUF3889 domain-containing protein, with protein sequence MFPRHPYYVPSIQPNAYYQWPVYHNEPYEYNRGYPYDPYTSNRQQPVRGQATWTDGGPVTLCNIPWSNNEYMTAAVGASSPYRCGQTLKILNPSTQKEILVNVVDQVQGYPVNKINLHRRAFEALGAKPSEGVIHIEITHSPEIEQEEWGRYLITITQAAYPGYRVTDYQYIGKSSESPTRTKQSYEFVLQSPQETIKVKGNVLYDPNTNRVISFDLNEQ
- a CDS encoding DUF192 domain-containing protein, coding for MKLITDKDIQNIPIEIINHDTFLRRLIGLMFRIKPIVNEGIWLHPCNSIHMFFMFFAIDVVFLNENQQIISFKKNVKPWTIIPPVKKAVSVLELPNGTISTYSFQIGDTIDW
- a CDS encoding Flp family type IVb pilin, with the protein product MRNPVKRFLQDEKGQGMTEYGLVLGGIAVVAVAVATIFGDTIKEKFSESAVTGWFEKKGE
- a CDS encoding A24 family peptidase, giving the protein MTTFILFTALIISFFTDVKDRRIFNIITFPAMIIGILIHTMTNGLDGLVFSMMGLGTGFALLIIPYALKGMAAGDVKLLMAIGALKGTAFVIGSFLYIAIAGGIIALAILIIKKELISSLERILFSARIKTLDTLNKDELHHAFPYGVAIVLGTIGYYGVNVF
- a CDS encoding TadE/TadG family type IV pilus assembly protein, whose translation is MKSEKGQATVELAFSLVILIFFLFAIIDFGRIFHAYLTLEHAGREAARIASIGGTDSDVWIRAKESASTLTIDPRNFSVSPTEQNRKRGTYVTVNISYPVSFSTPLIQSVLPNPLMLQAKTVMRVE
- a CDS encoding pilus assembly protein TadG-related protein, which gives rise to MKAFLRNEAGQVMVFVAILMTVFIGFLALVVDFGSLYLEKSRLQKTADAAALASGQELPGNNQRAMEEAIRSIQLNDENPDNFSIILKDQPTAIEVHGSKKVSLYFAKLFGVSEQTITATARVELEAGPPIKSATNTVPLGFPKLNYLKYGSSVIFFGKETVHINYSGKSNTFKEELENGFKGNISVNKVYETYNGNQLGNIKTAIDDRIGDCPHATYRHYPSGCKRVVLVPLYESLPNSDNVRIVGFASFFLKSVSNTSADVEAVFLEELTDPPTFKLTKVE